Proteins from a single region of Oryza brachyantha chromosome 6, ObraRS2, whole genome shotgun sequence:
- the LOC102710989 gene encoding probable protein phosphatase 2C 56 codes for MSPPRPPSPTPPRSTGHQGRGGGHGGGGVGGGVAGALLRRMARAAGLRALVGTKAPGRVAAEGSRGWPGFCGVGSYSSSSPSSCALRRTQARRRAAGSAARTRPPSESKGWITGGSASDDGQLSWGYSSFKGRRPSMEDRFSIKMTTINEQKVGLFGVFDGHGGPLAAEYLKDHLFENLVKHPKFLQDTKLAISQTFLKSDADFLESVSSNPFRDDGSTAVTAILVGNHLYVANVGDSRAVALKAGKAVPLSEDHKPNRKDEQKRIEDAGGIVVLDDTWRVNGLLAMSRAFGNRALKHCVKAEPEIQEKVVDESLEYLILATDGLWDVMRNEDAVSLLKVQDGPKAAAMKLTEVAHSRLTLDNITCIVLQFHHGKSCHQIS; via the exons ATGTCACCGCCCAGGCCTCCGTCGCCGACTCCTCCTCGCTCCACCGGTCACcaaggccgaggcggaggccacggcggagggggagtgggcgggggcgtcgccggcgcgctgCTCAGGAGGAtggctcgcgccgccggcctgcGTGCCCTGGTCGGCACTAAGGCGCCGGGGCGCGTGGCCGCCGAGGGCTCCCGCGGGTGGCCCGGGTTCTGCGGGGTGGGCtcctactcctcctcctccccgtcgtCGTGTGCTCTGCGGCGGACGCAggctcggcggcgcgccgcgggGTCGGCCGCGCGcacgcggccgccgtcggAGTCCAAGGGATGGATTACCGGCGGCTCCGCCAG TGACGATGGTCAACTTAGCTGGGGATATTCAAGTTTCAAGGGGAGGAGACCTTCTATGGAGGATCGCTTTAGCATAAAGATGACTACTATCAATGAACAAAAAGTCGGTCTATTTGGCGTGTTTGATG GTCATGGAGGACCACTTGCTGCTGAGTATCTGAAAGACCATCTGTTTGAAAACCTTGTAAAGCATCCTAAGTTTCTACAAGACACAAAGCTTGCTATAA GCCAAACGTTCCTGAAATCTGATGCTGATTTCCTAGAATCAGTATCTTCTAATCCTTTCAGGGATGATGGTTCAACAGCTGTGACTGCGATTTTGGTTGGCAACCACCTATATGTAGCTAATGTTGGTGATTCTCGTGCCGTTGCTCTAAAAGCAGGCAaag CTGTCCCACTGTCAGAAGATCACAAACCTAACCGGAAAGATGAGCAAAAGAGAATTGAGGATGCTGGAGGTATTGTTGTTTTGGATG ATACATGGAGGGTTAATGGACTTCTGGCTATGTCCCGTGCATTTGGCAACCGTGCATTGAAACACTGTGTGAAAGCAGAACCAGAAATTCAG GAAAAAGTGGTTGATGAAAGCTTGGAATACCTGATTCTTGCTACTGATGGGCTTTGGGATGTTATGCGAAATGAG GATGCTGTTTCTCTTTTGAAAGTGCAAGATGGACCCAAAGCGGCAGCCATGAAGCTGACAGAAGTCGCTCATTCTCGCCTCACCCTAGACAACATCACATGCATCGTGCTGCAGTTTCACCATGGAAAATCATGCCACCAGATATCTTGA